Proteins from a genomic interval of Trifolium pratense cultivar HEN17-A07 linkage group LG6, ARS_RC_1.1, whole genome shotgun sequence:
- the LOC123892071 gene encoding classical arabinogalactan protein 11-like — protein MARNLFVLALIFVAVVGVAMAAEAPSSSPKSSPSSPKSSAPSPKSSTPATASPKSSPKTSPAPPTSSESPAASPSDDEEDINLDAPVPGPSEEFGEEEPSVADDEPTSGASSLKVSAVVVAVAAGFFAF, from the coding sequence atggcTCGTAACTTGTTCGTTCTCGCACTCATCTTTGTAGCCGTTGTTGGCGTGGCCATGGCCGCTGAAGCCCCATCTTCATCACCAAAATCATCACCATCTTCACCAAAGTCATCAGCACCTTCACCAAAGTCATCAACACCCGCAACCGCATCACCAAAAAGCTCACCAAAAACCTCACCGGCTCCTCCTACCTCATCTGAATCACCTGCCGCTTCCCCATCTGACGACGAAGAAGACATCAATTTGGATGCTCCTGTGCCTGGACCTAGCGAAGAGTTCGGTGAGGAGGAGCCCTCAGTCGCGGATGATGAGCCCACTAGTGGAGCTTCATCTCTTAAAGTCTCAGCTGTTGTCGTCGCCGTCGCAGCTGGCTTCTTTGCCTTTTAA
- the LOC123892072 gene encoding uncharacterized protein LOC123892072, protein MSQSSGSAQIKNKIADTVKTRSKSKKEGTTVVVDAMPLSSIPATTSKKKKSAKSSKKVSESSPSIKSDSIKPKKKKPQSPVKRGLSMSDLYLSKNFSETANVESHDVASGKNANVESSVKSVSEKVNQENPTVEENPSFVETLGKTQNIAENVGVNNNPSVPENMTVLTNVITDVTEKSQEKAVVTDAPTGVEPSSIPTDAEKDVEASKGGSSPHANTATGSFGSGSNTEASTEEEVNKESTPEDVADSEPENEAGEESEKTTNEEQDIVDVDEVPSEEDLQPPPTQKGIGRRLRSRTTTPAPAVTTTPVVTKNSKDTTLKPVKYGPKKGWSKPIPPPEKNKGVLKRKSAPSSDSEFEAEKDASSIKPPAKKAMSAKKAMPQFVAPDIEDFPCDNVSFHLPSYAQRWGIICKRRLTLERELGKDILECEEIVSLINDAGLIKTVWGLGSCYEKLVREFVVNIPIGCDNPLDKEFQKVFVRGKCVTFSPSVINRFLGNSDEPHPDIDVSDNVVCRTITADKVKTWPKKKKVPAVKLTQKYAILNRIASVNWVPTTHASDIATNLGKLIYMIGTGTKFNAGLYIFNQVVQHAKTSVTKQPIAFPTLICDIILSQHPNIRHEDESAKKRATPLAIHQKLYSKQHAPDIVGPSNAAADTPMTRKEMIAMLEANCKELDEKKLQFERMIHALRVEEAAAQAADADDDGSSGEEEADTDVEGEENDSSPSASV, encoded by the coding sequence ATGTCTCAATCTTCCGGTTCCGCtcagatcaaaaacaaaattgctgaTACTGTGAAAACAAGATCAAAGTCTAAGAAGGAAGGAACAACTGTTGTGGTAGATGCGATGCCTTTATCAAGTATTCCTGCAACTACTTCTAAAAAGAAGAAATCTGCAAAATCGTCTAAGAAAGTAAGTGAATCGTCTCCCTCTATTAAGTCTGATTCTATTAAGcctaagaagaagaaaccccAATCTCCTGTAAAAAGGGGTTTAAGCATGTCTGATCTGTATTTAAGTAAGAACTTTTCTGAAACGGCGAATGTGGAATCGCATGATGTTGCCTCCGGCAAAAATGCGAATGTTGAATCGTCTGTTAAGTCTGTGTCTGAAAAGGTGAATCAAGAAAACCCTACTGTAGAGGAAAACCCTAGTTTTGTTGAAACCCTAGGAAAAACTCAAAATATTGCTGAGAATGTTGGTGTGAACAATAATCCGAGTGTTCCTGAGAATATGACAGTTCTCACGAATGTCATAACGGATGTTACTGAAAAATCTCAAGAAAAGGCTGTTGTAACCGATGCTCCAACCGGTGTTGAACCATCCTCTATACCAACTGATGCTGAGAAGGATGTTGAAGCATCCAAAGGAGGATCTAGCCCACATGCTAACACTGCCACTGGGTCGTTTGGCAGTGGATCTAATACTGAAGCTTCCACTGAAGAGGAAGTAAACAAAGAAAGTACCCCTGAGGATGTGGCTGATTCTGAGCCAGAGAATGAAGCTGGTGAGGAATCTGAGAAAACCACAAATGAAGAACAGGACATAGTGGATGTTGATGAAGTCCCCTCTGAAGAAGATCTGCAACCTCCACCTACTCAGAAAGGAATTGGGAGAAGACTGAGAAGCAGGACCACTACACCTGCACCTGCTGTTACCACTACCCCTGTTGTCACCAAGAACTCAAAGGACACTACTCTGAAGCCTGTCAAGTATGGTCCTAAGAAAGGATGGAGCAAGCCTATACCTCCTCCTGAAAAGAATAAGGGTGTGCTGAAAAGGAAGAGTGCACCATCAAGTGACTCTGAATTTGAAGCTGAAAAGGATGCCTCAAGCATCAAGCCTCCTGCTAAGAAGGCTATGTCTGCTAAGAAGGCCATGCCTCAATTTGTTGCTCCTGACATTGAAGACTTTCCTTGtgacaatgtttcatttcatcttccatcTTATGCTCAACGATGGGGAATCATTTGCAAAAGAAGATTGACTCTGGAAAGGGAACTAGGCAAAGATATTCTGGAATGTGAAGAGATTGTAAGTTTGATCAATGATGCTGGATTGATCAAAACTGTGTGGGGCTTAGGCTCCTGCTATGAAAAGCTGGTTAGGGAGTTTGTTGTCAACATTCCTATAGGTTGTGACAATCCCTTGGATAAGGAGTTTCAGAAAGTCTTTGTTCGAGGAAAATGTGTTACTTTCTCCCCAAGTGTGATAAACAGGTTCCTGGGTAACTCTGATGAGCCACACCCTGATATAGATGTGTCTGATAATGTGGTCTGCAGAACCATCACAGCTGATAAAGTGAAAACCTGGCCCAAGAAGAAGAAGGTACCAGCTGTCAAGCTAACCCAAAAGTATGCCATCTTGAATCGCATTGCTTCTGTCAACTGGGTCCCTACTACACATGCATCCGACATtgcaacaaatctgggtaagctcatttatatgattggtACTGGTACTAAGTTTAATGCTggtctatatattttcaatcaagttgtgCAGCATGCCAAGACCTCTGTCACCAAGCAACCCATTGCATTTCCAACCCTAATCTGTGACATCATCTTGTCCCAACATCCGAATATAAGGCATGAGGATGAGTCTGCTAAGAAAAGGGCAACTCCTCTGGCCATTCATCAGAAGCTGTACAGTAAACAGCATGCGCCAGATATTGTTGGACCATCCAATGCTGCTGCTGACACTCCTATGACAAGGAAGGAGATGATTGCTATGCTGGAAGCTAACTGTAAGGAGCTAGATGAAAAGAAGTTgcagtttgaaaggatgatacATGCTCTCAGGGTTGAAGAGGCTGCAGCTCAAGCAGCTGATGCAGATGATGATGGCTCTAGtggtgaagaagaagctgaCACAGatgttgaaggagaagaaaatgATTCATCTCCAAGTGCTTCTGTGTAA
- the LOC123890544 gene encoding glycerol-3-phosphate dehydrogenase [NAD(+)]-like: protein MNKVTIVGSGNWGSVAAKLIASNAIKLSNFHDEVRMWVFEETLPSGEKLTDVINKTNENVKYLPGVKLGKNVVADPNLERAVKDANMLVFVSPHQFMEGICKRLVGKIRTDAEGISLVKGMEVKKEGPCLISTLISNQLRINCSVLMGANIANEIAMENFSEATVGYRQNKEAAEKWVQLFNTPYFNVTSVQDVEGVEMCGTLKNIVAVAAGFIDGLEMGNNTKAAIMRIGLKEMIAFSKLLFPSVKDSTFFESCGVADLITTCMGGRNRKVAEAYAKNRGKRSFDELEAEMLKGQKLQGVLTVKEVYEVLTARGWVEMFPLITAVYKISSGLLPPSAIVEFSNNSHNRVQSRL from the exons ATGAATAAGGTCACCATTGTTGGTAGTGGCAATTGGGGCAGTGTTGCGGCAAAGCTTATTGCATCCAACGCCATCAAGCTGAGTAACTTCCATg ATGAAGTGAGGATGTGGGTATTTGAAGAAACTTTACCAAGTGGGGAGAAACTCACAGATGTCATCAACAAAACAAAT GAAAATGTTAAGTATCTTCCAGGTGTAAAGCTTGGTAAAAATGTTGTTGCAGATCCAAACCTTGAAAGAGCag TTAAGGATGCAAATATGTTGGTATTTGTATCACCACATCAATTCATGGAAGGAATATGCAAAAGGCTTGTTGGGAAAATAAGGACAGATGCAGAGGGGATTTCCCTTGTAAAAGGCATGGAGGTTAAAAAGGAAGGTCCATGCTTGATATCTACTTTAATATCCAATCAATTGAGAATCAATTGTTCTGTTTTAATGGGAGCCAATATAGCTAATGAG ATTGCCATGGAGAATTTTAGTGAGGCAACAGTTGGATACAGGCAAAACAAAGAAGCTGCAGAGAAATGGGTTCAGTTGTTCAATACTCCTTATTTTAATGTGACATCT gTTCAGGATGTTGAAGGAGTAGAAATGTGTGGAACCTTGAAAAATATAGTAGCTGTAGCTGCAG GTTTTATTGATGGCTTGGAAATGGGAAATAACACAAAA GCTGCAATCATGAGAATTGGTTTGAAAGAGATGATAGCATTTTCAAAATTGTTATTTCCATCTGTTAAGGACAGTACCTTTTTTGAGAGTTGTGGTGTAGCTGACCTTATCACAACATGCA TGGGTGGAAGAAATAGGAAAGTTGCTGAGGCTTATGCAAAAAATAGGGGAAAGAG GTCTTTCGATGAACTTGAAGCAGAGATGCTTAAAGGCCAGAAATTGCAG GGCGTGTTAACTGTGAAAGAGGTTTACGAGGTTCTAACCGCTCGTGGATGGGTAGAGATGTTTCCTCTCATAACAGCAGTGTATAAAATCAGCTCAGGTCTCCTTCCACCATCAGCTATAGTTGAATTCAGCAATAACAGTCACAACCGTGTACAAAGCAGGCTATAG
- the LOC123889928 gene encoding alpha/beta hydrolase domain-containing protein 17B-like isoform X1 gives MGGVTSSMAAKFAFFPPNPSSYKLIKDELTGLLLLTPFPHRENVEILKLPTRRGTEIVAVYVRHPMASSTLLYSHGNAADLGQMYELFIELSIHLRVNLMGYDYSGYGQSSGKPSEQNTYSDIEAVYKCLEESYGAKQEDIILYGQSVGSGPTLDLAARLPQLRAVVLHSPILSGLRVMYPVKRSYWFDIYKNIDKIPLVNCPVLIVHGTSDEVVDCSHGKQLWELCKEKYEPLWLKGGNHCDLELFPEYIRHLKKFITTVEKSLSQRYSFRRSTDQQFEQPRKSTDVFEVTRKSTDRREKPRKSTDKPEKVKNMSSNGGDMLEKLRMTFDHKERSRRSVDCHEKSRKSVDHQLEKGRKSVDRLDRIRTG, from the exons ATGGGTGGTGTAACTTCATCAATGGCAGCAAAATTTGCATTTTTTCCACCAAACCCATCATCATACAAGCTTATCAAAGATGAACTAACTGGTCTTCTTCTTCTAACTCCTTTCCCTCACCGTGAAAACGTTGAAATTCTTAAACTTCCTACACGCCGTGGAACTGAGATTGTAGCTGTTTATGTTCGTCATCCAATGGCTAGTTCTACTCTCCTTTACTCTCATGGAAACGCTGCTGATCTGGGTCAGATGTATGAGCTTTTCATTGAGCTTAGCATCCACTTGCGTGTTAATCTCATGGG GTATGATTATTCTGGGTACGGACAGTCATCGGGAAAG CCAAGTGAACAGAATACATATTCAGATATTGAAGCTGTATACAAGTGTCTCGAAGAAAGTTATGGGGCTAAGCAAGAAGATATAATCCTTTACGGACAATCCGTTGGAAGTGGTCCAACTTTGGATCTTGCAGCTAGGTTGCCTCAATTACGAGCTGTTGTTTTGCACAGTCCAATACTTTCTGGCTTAAGGGTCATGTATCCAGTTAAGCGTTCATACTGGTTTGACATCTATAAG AATATCGACAAAATTCCACTAGTTAATTGTCCAGTTCTCATAGTTCAT GGTACTTCAGATGAAGTTGTAGATTGTTCTCATGGTAAGCAACTCTGGGAACTATGTAAAGAGAAATATGAACCATTATGGCTCAAAGGAGGTAACCACTGCGATTTGGAGCTCTTTCCCGAGTACATCAGGcatctgaagaagttcataaCAACAGTTGAGAAGTCTCTGTCACAACGATACAGTTTCCGTAGGAGTACAGACCAGCAATTTGAGCAGCCTCGAAAGAGTACAGATGTTTTTGAAGTGACTAGAAAGAGCACTGATCGTAGAGAAAAGCCAAGGAAGAGCACCGACAAACCAGAGAAGGTGAAAAATATGTCTAGTAATGGCGGGGATATGTTGGAGAAATTGAGAATGACATTTGATCATAAGGAGAGGTCTCGTAGAAGTGTTGACTGTCATGAGAAGTCTCGAAAAAGCGTTGATCATCAATTGGAAAAAGGAAGGAAGAGCGTTGACCGACTCGACAGAATAAGGACCGGTTAA
- the LOC123889928 gene encoding alpha/beta hydrolase domain-containing protein 17C-like isoform X2: MCLAVRNLWYDYSGYGQSSGKPSEQNTYSDIEAVYKCLEESYGAKQEDIILYGQSVGSGPTLDLAARLPQLRAVVLHSPILSGLRVMYPVKRSYWFDIYKNIDKIPLVNCPVLIVHGTSDEVVDCSHGKQLWELCKEKYEPLWLKGGNHCDLELFPEYIRHLKKFITTVEKSLSQRYSFRRSTDQQFEQPRKSTDVFEVTRKSTDRREKPRKSTDKPEKVKNMSSNGGDMLEKLRMTFDHKERSRRSVDCHEKSRKSVDHQLEKGRKSVDRLDRIRTG, from the exons ATGTGTTTGGCAGTTAGAAATTTATG GTATGATTATTCTGGGTACGGACAGTCATCGGGAAAG CCAAGTGAACAGAATACATATTCAGATATTGAAGCTGTATACAAGTGTCTCGAAGAAAGTTATGGGGCTAAGCAAGAAGATATAATCCTTTACGGACAATCCGTTGGAAGTGGTCCAACTTTGGATCTTGCAGCTAGGTTGCCTCAATTACGAGCTGTTGTTTTGCACAGTCCAATACTTTCTGGCTTAAGGGTCATGTATCCAGTTAAGCGTTCATACTGGTTTGACATCTATAAG AATATCGACAAAATTCCACTAGTTAATTGTCCAGTTCTCATAGTTCAT GGTACTTCAGATGAAGTTGTAGATTGTTCTCATGGTAAGCAACTCTGGGAACTATGTAAAGAGAAATATGAACCATTATGGCTCAAAGGAGGTAACCACTGCGATTTGGAGCTCTTTCCCGAGTACATCAGGcatctgaagaagttcataaCAACAGTTGAGAAGTCTCTGTCACAACGATACAGTTTCCGTAGGAGTACAGACCAGCAATTTGAGCAGCCTCGAAAGAGTACAGATGTTTTTGAAGTGACTAGAAAGAGCACTGATCGTAGAGAAAAGCCAAGGAAGAGCACCGACAAACCAGAGAAGGTGAAAAATATGTCTAGTAATGGCGGGGATATGTTGGAGAAATTGAGAATGACATTTGATCATAAGGAGAGGTCTCGTAGAAGTGTTGACTGTCATGAGAAGTCTCGAAAAAGCGTTGATCATCAATTGGAAAAAGGAAGGAAGAGCGTTGACCGACTCGACAGAATAAGGACCGGTTAA
- the LOC123889928 gene encoding alpha/beta hydrolase domain-containing protein 17B-like isoform X3: MGGVTSSMAAKFAFFPPNPSSYKLIKDELTGLLLLTPFPHRENVEILKLPTRRGTEIVAVYVRHPMASSTLLYSHGNAADLGQMYELFIELSIHLRVNLMGYDYSGYGQSSGKPSEQNTYSDIEAVYKCLEESYGAKQEDIILYGQSVGSGPTLDLAARLPQLRAVVLHSPILSGLRVMYPVKRSYWFDIYKNIDKIPLVNCPVLIVHMKL; this comes from the exons ATGGGTGGTGTAACTTCATCAATGGCAGCAAAATTTGCATTTTTTCCACCAAACCCATCATCATACAAGCTTATCAAAGATGAACTAACTGGTCTTCTTCTTCTAACTCCTTTCCCTCACCGTGAAAACGTTGAAATTCTTAAACTTCCTACACGCCGTGGAACTGAGATTGTAGCTGTTTATGTTCGTCATCCAATGGCTAGTTCTACTCTCCTTTACTCTCATGGAAACGCTGCTGATCTGGGTCAGATGTATGAGCTTTTCATTGAGCTTAGCATCCACTTGCGTGTTAATCTCATGGG GTATGATTATTCTGGGTACGGACAGTCATCGGGAAAG CCAAGTGAACAGAATACATATTCAGATATTGAAGCTGTATACAAGTGTCTCGAAGAAAGTTATGGGGCTAAGCAAGAAGATATAATCCTTTACGGACAATCCGTTGGAAGTGGTCCAACTTTGGATCTTGCAGCTAGGTTGCCTCAATTACGAGCTGTTGTTTTGCACAGTCCAATACTTTCTGGCTTAAGGGTCATGTATCCAGTTAAGCGTTCATACTGGTTTGACATCTATAAG AATATCGACAAAATTCCACTAGTTAATTGTCCAGTTCTCATAGTTCAT ATGAAGTTGTAG